TCCTCATGCTCGACTTCGTGGGGAACAGCGAGCGCTTCAACGAGGGATACGTTCCGCCGAAGGAGCTGCCTCTCGATCCCAGGATGGGAGGCTCTCACCGCAGGTTGGGCGGGACCTTTGTGCCTACCGTGGTGGCGACGGACTCGTGGATCTGGCGGGAGTGGTTCCACGTCGAGCCGGGAAGGGAGGCGGTGGACCTGGGGGACCTGGCGGGACGATACCGAGAGGCGCGTACTTCCTGTCAGTCTTCGACTGGAACACGGACACGCTCGACCCGAGCTACGACGAATACGTCGCGGACAGCAACTGGTACTACAAGACCTCCGGTGAGTTCGACGGCAGCACGGACGTCGACGAGAACGATGCCGAGGTCTGGTTCAGGATATTCTCGCTCCCGCCAAAGGTGCTGGACTATGGGCCCAAAGGAAACAGCGTGAACGACGCATCGACGATCGGCATAATCTTCAGCGCCCGCATGGACGAGGCGACCGTGGAGAGCGCATTCTCCATCGCCCCGACGGTCCAGGGCGATTTCAGGTGGAACAACGACTCCACATCCTTCTTCTTCGTGCCGAGCTCGTCTCTGCCGTGCTCGGGCTCGTTCTCCGTGTCGCTCACAACGGAAGCGGCGGACGTCAACGGCTTCCACATCGAGACGCCTCTTTCGTGGACCTTCACTGTCGAGAACAACGGTCCGCCCATCGCGGTCGCGGGAGAGGACCAGACGACGGAGCTATTCAAGATCGTCACATTCGATGCCCGGGACTCCTACGACCTCACAGGAGGGATAGTCAGTTATGAGTGGGACTTCGGCGACGGCAGCACGGGGTCGGGATTGCGAACGGACCATGCGTACTTCAGAGCCAAGGACTACCAGATCACGCTCACGGTGGAGGACAACTACGGGTTATCAGCGACAGACACCTTCGCCATACACGTCGAGAAGGGCAACTACATGCCCCAGAACCTGAACTACGACTACGCCCACTACTGGGACTACTTCAACGTGAACTTCACCACGACGCTGGGGATGTCGTTGTCAACGGGCTTCGACCAGCTCGTGGACCTATCCATGTTGGGCATAAGCGATGTAAGGGCCGTGGAGAGCGAGGTCCTGGCGAATGACTACGAGTACGTCGCCAACCTCACTGGCCTGACGGATGATGACGGAAGGAGCTGGAACTACGTCAACCTGAAGACGACCGTCGAGAAACGGTCCTATCTCCGTACCCTCAGCGGCTTCCCGATGCGAATCGATTGGAAGGCCGTGCAGGAGTTCAGCGGGGAGATGTCCGACGGCACGCGAATCGATGATCGAAGGGAGTTCTACAGGATAGAACTGACCGAGCCGATTTCGCTGAAGCTTTCCGAGATACCGCAGTCGGCGACCGAAATGGATCTGTGGCATCTGACCATACTCAAGTTATCACGATACTTCGTGGAGGATGGCGATGTCATCGTGGACGCAGAGGGTTCCACGCACCTGTTCCCGCCCTTCCAGAGGAAGCACATATTCCAGCCGCTGGGGACGCAGGACATGGACATCGGCGGCGAGATTGTTCGCGCATACGGCCTCAAGGAAACGTATGAGGATTGGGACCCGTACCAGATCACATACACGAAGAGCCTCCTCAGCCCGTTCGTGTACGACGTGGTGAACTACGGTGATGTCTCGCTGGATGAGGGATGGAAAGAGTACACGTGCTGGTTTGCGGACAAGCAGCAGACGGTCCCGCTGAAGGAGATCGACTTCACCATGGAAGACGATGCAGGGAGTCCCGACTACTCGACGAAGGAGTTCCTCCTTATGCTGGAACTGTCCAGCTTCAGAGACAGGATCGACCTGTCGGACGGGAACAACGAGGACCAGCTCTCCACGGACTACGAGACGACCGTGAGAGTATACGAGCCGTGGGCCCACGCCCAGATCAAGCTTGGTGGGAATACCACTCACGAAGTGTTCCTCAACTTCGATCTTGTGTACGACGTGATCGTGCGGCATCAGGGATACGTCGTGTTCAATCACAACGTGGCGGGAGAGGAACTCGAGAGGACGATTGGCTCACAGCTGGTCAGCTCGTACGACGAGTTCGAGCTGTTGATGGAGCCTCACTTCGACCTGTCGATGGTGTCGGTGAACATACAGACGGGAGAGGTGTTCGAGGAGTACTTCTACCTGGAGCTTCCAGTGCCGACGTTGGAGGACGTGGACGGCGACGGCAGCCACGTCGAGCTGTTTGGCCAAACGATATACATGTGGGACAACCCCGCTCTGATATGGTCAGGCACCGGGGAGGACCTGGCGGGGAGGACGCAGACGCTCTCGAGCCTGTCCGTGACGCTGGCGAAGATCGACCTGCTCGCACTCTTGCAGATGGTCTCCAGCACCTTCTGCCCGCCCTGCGCGATGTTCCTGAAGGCGGCGCGCTGGTTCGTGGGCATGTACCTGAACTTCAACCTGAATGTGGACGCCGAGTTCTATTACCTCGTGGGCACGTACTCCGAGACGAACGGGACGTTCGACACCGGCGAGGATGCCGACCTGCAGTACTTCGGCTTCGAGTCCCCGGCGGGCGAGAACGCTCAAGCGACGGGGGAGATGACCGTGAACGCGGGCCTGGGCGAGACCGTCGAAACGAGGGTGTACAGGTTCGTGAAGTCGCACGTCGAGGCCACCGTGTTCGGTTCGATCAACTTCGAGACAGTGCTCTTCCCTGGCACGATATTCGAGATGCAGCTCTGCGACATACCGATCATCGAGGGCGAGCAACTAGAGGGCTCGGCCCAGGCATACTCTTTCACTGGAACGTACCTCCACCATGAGTTCACGGGATCGGACGAGACGCCTCCGGTCTCGGAGGTCCTCGACCTTCCAGAGTACACAAGTGCGCACTCCTTCGACGTGTTTGCGAACGCGACGGACGAGCTGAGCGGGGTCAAGGATGTCACCCTGTACTTCCGCGTGGACTCCGGCCCGTGGACCGAGTACGGTGTCTCAGCGAACGGGGACTTCCTGTTCGGCGCGCTCAGCGACGGC
The genomic region above belongs to Candidatus Thermoplasmatota archaeon and contains:
- a CDS encoding PKD domain-containing protein produces the protein MDLAGVVPRRAGKGGGGPGGPGGTIPRGAYFLSVFDWNTDTLDPSYDEYVADSNWYYKTSGEFDGSTDVDENDAEVWFRIFSLPPKVLDYGPKGNSVNDASTIGIIFSARMDEATVESAFSIAPTVQGDFRWNNDSTSFFFVPSSSLPCSGSFSVSLTTEAADVNGFHIETPLSWTFTVENNGPPIAVAGEDQTTELFKIVTFDARDSYDLTGGIVSYEWDFGDGSTGSGLRTDHAYFRAKDYQITLTVEDNYGLSATDTFAIHVEKGNYMPQNLNYDYAHYWDYFNVNFTTTLGMSLSTGFDQLVDLSMLGISDVRAVESEVLANDYEYVANLTGLTDDDGRSWNYVNLKTTVEKRSYLRTLSGFPMRIDWKAVQEFSGEMSDGTRIDDRREFYRIELTEPISLKLSEIPQSATEMDLWHLTILKLSRYFVEDGDVIVDAEGSTHLFPPFQRKHIFQPLGTQDMDIGGEIVRAYGLKETYEDWDPYQITYTKSLLSPFVYDVVNYGDVSLDEGWKEYTCWFADKQQTVPLKEIDFTMEDDAGSPDYSTKEFLLMLELSSFRDRIDLSDGNNEDQLSTDYETTVRVYEPWAHAQIKLGGNTTHEVFLNFDLVYDVIVRHQGYVVFNHNVAGEELERTIGSQLVSSYDEFELLMEPHFDLSMVSVNIQTGEVFEEYFYLELPVPTLEDVDGDGSHVELFGQTIYMWDNPALIWSGTGEDLAGRTQTLSSLSVTLAKIDLLALLQMVSSTFCPPCAMFLKAARWFVGMYLNFNLNVDAEFYYLVGTYSETNGTFDTGEDADLQYFGFESPAGENAQATGEMTVNAGLGETVETRVYRFVKSHVEATVFGSINFETVLFPGTIFEMQLCDIPIIEGEQLEGSAQAYSFTGTYLHHEFTGSDETPPVSEVLDLPEYTSAHSFDVFANATDELSGVKDVTLYFRVDSGPWTEYGVSANGDFLFGALSDGYHEFYSTATDNWGNVEDPPATADAYTYVDTLPPNLAAPPNIDNAEDSTLEWQGEDETTGIDHYEVSVDGGAYENVGMNTSYQIGSLPEGTHITIRAYDKAGNFKEKTVRIVPEPAFLGVQNDMWLLVLAIAAVIAVLAAIVVYRRRSKRD